The Sander lucioperca isolate FBNREF2018 chromosome 15, SLUC_FBN_1.2, whole genome shotgun sequence genome window below encodes:
- the p4ha1b gene encoding prolyl 4-hydroxylase subunit alpha-1b isoform X2 yields MLPFRMELPCWCLLLLSCLQSLSANNEFFSSIGQMTDLLYTEKDLVTSLKDYIKAEENKLERVKQWADKLDLLSATAIQDPEGYLGHPVNAFKLMKRLNTEWGDLESLVLSDTTDGFISNLTIQRQHFPTDEDQTGAAKALLRLQDTYKLDANTISTGDLPGVKYKSLMTVEDCYELGKIAYSDVDYYHTELWMAQALKQLEQGEESTLDKVTVLDYLSYSIYQQGEIHRALEYTKKLLELDPEHQRAKGNLKYFEFQLEKQKKDAEDGAQKEKEQGKDTTEKKEKPKKKVPNHLIPERTKYEMLCRGEGIRMTPRRQSRLFCRYYDNNHNPMYVLAPVKQQDEWDRPYIVRYLDIISDKEMDKVKQLAKPRLRRATVHDPLTGKLTTAQYRVSKSAWLTGYEDPMIDKINQRIEDLTGLEMDTAEELQVANYGVGGQYEPHFDFGRKDEPDAFKELGTGNRIATWLFYMSDVAAGGATVFPDVGAAVWPQKGTAVFWYNLFPSGEGDYSTRHAACPVLVGNKWVSNKWIHERGQEWRRPCSLNETE; encoded by the exons ATGCTGCCGTTTAG GATGGAGCTGCCATGTTGGTGTTTATTGTTGCTGAGCTGTCTGCAGTCGCTCTCTGCCAACAATGAGTTCTTCTCCTCAATAG GCCAGATGACAGATCTGTTGTACACAGAAAAAGACCTTGTCACCTCTCTAAAAGACTACATCAAAGCAGAGGAGAACAAGCTTGAGCGGGTCAAACA GTGGGCTGATAAATTGGATTTGTTGTCAGCCACAGCCATACAGGACCCCGAGGGCTACCTGGGGCACCCTGTCAATGCCTTCAAACTGATGAAGAGGCTGAACACAGAGTGGGGAGACCTGGAGAGCCTTGTACTCAGTGACACCACTGATG GATTTATTTCCAACCTGACCATCCAGAGACAGCACTTCCCCACGGATGAGGACCAGACCGGGGCAGCTAAAGCTCTCCTCCGGTTACAAGACACGTACAAACTGGATGCCAACACCATCTCTACAGGAGACCTACCTG GAGTGAAATACAAGAGCCTTATGACAGTGGAGGACTGTTACGAACTGGGGAAAATCGCCTACTCTGATGTTGATTACTACCACACAGAGCTGTGGATGGCCCAGGCCCTGAAACAGCTTGAACAGGGAGAGGAGTCCACTTTAGATAAGGTGACAGTGCTCGACTACCTCAGCTACTCCATCTACCAGCAGGGGGAGATACATCGAGCCCTGGAGTACACCAAGAAGCTGCTTGAACTGG ACCCAGAGCACCAGCGTGCTAAGGGCAACCTAAAGTACTTTGAGTTCCAGTTGGAGAAGCAGAAAAAGGATGCAGAGGATGGAGCTCAAAAAGAGAAAGAGCAAGGGAAAGATACAACTGAAAAGAAAGAGAAGCCCAAAAAGAAGGTCCCCAATCATCTGATCCCAGAGAGGACGAAGTATGAGATGCTTTGTCGTGGGGAGGGCATCAGAATG ACCCCCCGCAGGCAGAGCCGGCTGTTCTGTCGTTACTATGACAACAATCACAACCCTATGTATGTGCTGGCACCTGTTAAACAGCAAGATGAGTGGGACCGCCCCTACATTGTCCGCTACCTTGACATCATATCTGACAAAGAAATGGACAAGGTCAAGCAACTGGCGAAGCCCCGA TTAAGGCGAGCCACGGTGCATGACCCTCTAACTGGGAAACTTACCACTGCCCAGTACAGAGTCTCCAAGAG TGCTTGGCTCACTGGCTATGAAGATCCAATGATTGATAAGATCAACCAGAGAATTGAAGATCTCACGGGATTGGAAATGGACACTGCAGAAGAGCTGCAG GTTGCAAATTATGGCGTTGGAGGTCAGTATGAACCTCACTTTGACTTTGGAAGG AAAGATGAACCAGATGCCTTTAAAGAGCTGGGAACAGGGAACCGCATAGCAACATGGCTCTTCTAT ATGAGTGATGTAGCAGCAGGTGGAGCCACAGTATTCCCAGATGTTGGTGCAGCAGTTTGGCCCCAAAAG GGCACTGCTGTGTTCTGGTACAATCTGTTTCCGAGTGGGGAGGGAGACTACAGCACCCGACATGCAGCTTGTCCAGTGTTGGTCGGCAACAAGTGGG TATCAAACAAATGGATCCATGAACGGGGCCAGGAGTGGCGGCGACCTTGTTCCCTAAATGAAACTGAATGA
- the p4ha1b gene encoding prolyl 4-hydroxylase subunit alpha-1b isoform X1 yields MLPFRMELPCWCLLLLSCLQSLSANNEFFSSIGQMTDLLYTEKDLVTSLKDYIKAEENKLERVKQWADKLDLLSATAIQDPEGYLGHPVNAFKLMKRLNTEWGDLESLVLSDTTDGFISNLTIQRQHFPTDEDQTGAAKALLRLQDTYKLDANTISTGDLPGVKYKSLMTVEDCYELGKIAYSDVDYYHTELWMAQALKQLEQGEESTLDKVTVLDYLSYSIYQQGEIHRALEYTKKLLELDPEHQRAKGNLKYFEFQLEKQKKDAEDGAQKEKEQGKDTTEKKEKPKKKVPNHLIPERTKYEMLCRGEGIRMTPRRQSRLFCRYYDNNHNPMYVLAPVKQQDEWDRPYIVRYLDIISDKEMDKVKQLAKPRLRRATISNPITGVLETAPYRISKSAWLTGYEDPMIDKINQRIEDLTGLEMDTAEELQVANYGVGGQYEPHFDFGRKDEPDAFKELGTGNRIATWLFYMSDVAAGGATVFPDVGAAVWPQKGTAVFWYNLFPSGEGDYSTRHAACPVLVGNKWVSNKWIHERGQEWRRPCSLNETE; encoded by the exons ATGCTGCCGTTTAG GATGGAGCTGCCATGTTGGTGTTTATTGTTGCTGAGCTGTCTGCAGTCGCTCTCTGCCAACAATGAGTTCTTCTCCTCAATAG GCCAGATGACAGATCTGTTGTACACAGAAAAAGACCTTGTCACCTCTCTAAAAGACTACATCAAAGCAGAGGAGAACAAGCTTGAGCGGGTCAAACA GTGGGCTGATAAATTGGATTTGTTGTCAGCCACAGCCATACAGGACCCCGAGGGCTACCTGGGGCACCCTGTCAATGCCTTCAAACTGATGAAGAGGCTGAACACAGAGTGGGGAGACCTGGAGAGCCTTGTACTCAGTGACACCACTGATG GATTTATTTCCAACCTGACCATCCAGAGACAGCACTTCCCCACGGATGAGGACCAGACCGGGGCAGCTAAAGCTCTCCTCCGGTTACAAGACACGTACAAACTGGATGCCAACACCATCTCTACAGGAGACCTACCTG GAGTGAAATACAAGAGCCTTATGACAGTGGAGGACTGTTACGAACTGGGGAAAATCGCCTACTCTGATGTTGATTACTACCACACAGAGCTGTGGATGGCCCAGGCCCTGAAACAGCTTGAACAGGGAGAGGAGTCCACTTTAGATAAGGTGACAGTGCTCGACTACCTCAGCTACTCCATCTACCAGCAGGGGGAGATACATCGAGCCCTGGAGTACACCAAGAAGCTGCTTGAACTGG ACCCAGAGCACCAGCGTGCTAAGGGCAACCTAAAGTACTTTGAGTTCCAGTTGGAGAAGCAGAAAAAGGATGCAGAGGATGGAGCTCAAAAAGAGAAAGAGCAAGGGAAAGATACAACTGAAAAGAAAGAGAAGCCCAAAAAGAAGGTCCCCAATCATCTGATCCCAGAGAGGACGAAGTATGAGATGCTTTGTCGTGGGGAGGGCATCAGAATG ACCCCCCGCAGGCAGAGCCGGCTGTTCTGTCGTTACTATGACAACAATCACAACCCTATGTATGTGCTGGCACCTGTTAAACAGCAAGATGAGTGGGACCGCCCCTACATTGTCCGCTACCTTGACATCATATCTGACAAAGAAATGGACAAGGTCAAGCAACTGGCGAAGCCCCGA CTACGCAGGGCCACCATCTCCAACCCCATCACAGGAGTGCTGGAAACAGCGCCATACCGGATCAGCAAAAG TGCTTGGCTCACTGGCTATGAAGATCCAATGATTGATAAGATCAACCAGAGAATTGAAGATCTCACGGGATTGGAAATGGACACTGCAGAAGAGCTGCAG GTTGCAAATTATGGCGTTGGAGGTCAGTATGAACCTCACTTTGACTTTGGAAGG AAAGATGAACCAGATGCCTTTAAAGAGCTGGGAACAGGGAACCGCATAGCAACATGGCTCTTCTAT ATGAGTGATGTAGCAGCAGGTGGAGCCACAGTATTCCCAGATGTTGGTGCAGCAGTTTGGCCCCAAAAG GGCACTGCTGTGTTCTGGTACAATCTGTTTCCGAGTGGGGAGGGAGACTACAGCACCCGACATGCAGCTTGTCCAGTGTTGGTCGGCAACAAGTGGG TATCAAACAAATGGATCCATGAACGGGGCCAGGAGTGGCGGCGACCTTGTTCCCTAAATGAAACTGAATGA